One window of the Octopus sinensis linkage group LG9, ASM634580v1, whole genome shotgun sequence genome contains the following:
- the LOC115215471 gene encoding trichohyalin-like: MEKVHFSDEPKFNVIGSNGGMYVRRGSAMKPLGILILLTLGVYVEGRGLCKGTSKCHLKNESYIEETNGRCFRVTCKNTDEGTVEECVLVECESDEKTNNGVANETNKISEEAKSEEGSEAEESQKYKRKRSLNENEEEKTEGDASEEEKADERRSERVNENEDEKTEGDASEEEKADDRRSEKVNENDEEKTEGDDNEEANADERRSEAKESKKNKRKRSVNESEEEKTEGDASEEEKADDRRSEEVNENEEEKTEGDGEEEEKGDERRSEAVNENEEEKTEGDDNEEAKADERRSEAKESKKNKRKRSVNENEEQKTEGDASEEEKADDRRSEEVNENEEERTEGDGEEEEKGDERRSETVNDNEEEKTEGDDNEEAKADERRNNAKESKKNKRKRSVNENEEEKTEGDASEEEKADDRRKEEEKGDERRSEAVNENEEEKTEGDDNEEAKADERRSNAKESKKNKRKRSVNENEEEKTEGDASEEEKTDDRRSETVNENEEEKTEGDDNEEAKADERRSNAKESKKNKRKRSVNENEEEKNEGDASEEEKADDRRSEEVNENEEEKTEGDASEEEKGDERRSERVNENEEEKTEGDDNEEAKADERRSNAKESKKNKRKRSVNENEEEKTEGDASEEEKADDRRSERVNENEEEKTEGDDNEEAKADERRSNAKESKKNKRKRSVNENEEEKMKVTLVKKRRPTIEEVKK, translated from the exons CCATGAAACCCTTGGGTATCTTAATATTACTAACCCTCGGGGTTTATGTTGAAGGTAGAGGGC TGTGTAAAGGTACCAGTAAGTGTCATTTGAAAAATGAATCATATATTGAAGAAACGAATGGTCGTTGTTTCCGTGTGACTTGCAAGAATACGGATGAGGGCACTGTGGAGGAATGTGTTCTTGTAG AATGTGAATCAGACGAAAAGACAAATAATGGTGTTGCGAATGAAACAAACAAGATAAGTGAAGAAGCGAAAAGCGAGGAAGGAAGTGAAGCAGAGGAATcacaaaagtataaaagaaagcgTTCATTGaacgaaaatgaagaagaaaagactgaAGGTGACGCTAGTGAAGAAGAGAAAGCCGACGAAAGAAGAAGTGAAAGggtgaatgaaaatgaagatgaaaaaaCTGAAGGTGACGCTAGTGAAGAAGAGAAGGCCGACGATCGAAGAAGTGAAAAAGTGAATGAAAATGACGAAGAAAAGACTGAAGGAGACGATAATGAAGAAGCGAACGCCGACGAACGAAGAAGTGAGGCAAAGGAAtcgaaaaagaataagagaaaacgtTCAGTTAAcgaaagtgaagaagaaaaaactgaaggTGACGCTAGTGAAGAAGAGAAAGCCGACGATCGAAGAAGTGAAGaagtgaatgaaaatgaagaagaaaagactgaaggtgacggagaagaagaagagaaaggtgaCGAACGAAGAAGTGAAGCAgtcaatgaaaatgaagaagaaaagactgaAGGAGACGATAATGAAGAAGCGAAAGCCGACGAACGAAGAAGTGAGGCAAAGGAAtcgaaaaagaataagagaaaacgtTCAGTTAAcgaaaatgaagaacaaaaaacTGAAGGTGACGCTAGTGAAGAAGAGAAAGCCGACGATCGAAGAAGTGAAGaagtgaatgaaaatgaagaagaaaggaCTGAAGgtgacggagaagaagaagagaaaggtgaCGAACGAAGAAGTGAAACAgtaaatgataatgaagaagaaaagactgaAGGAGACGATAATGAAGAAGCGAAAGCCGACGAACGAAGAAATAATGCAAAGGAAtcgaaaaagaataagagaaaacgtTCAGTTaacgaaaatgaagaagaaaaaactgaaggTGACGCTAGTGAAGAAGAGAAGGCCGACGATCGAAGAA aagaagaagagaaaggtgaCGAACGAAGAAGTGAAGCAgtcaatgaaaatgaagaagaaaagactgaAGGAGACGATAATGAAGAAGCGAAAGCCGACGAACGAAGAAGTAATGCAAAGGAAtcgaaaaagaataagagaaaacgtTCAGTTaacgaaaatgaagaagaaaagactgaAGGTGACGCTAGTGAAGAAGAGAAAACCGACGATCGAAGAAGTGAAACAgtcaatgaaaatgaagaagaaaagactgaAGGAGACGATAATGAAGAAGCGAAAGCCGACGAACGAAGAAGTAATGCAAAGGAAtcgaaaaagaataagagaaaacgtTCAGTTaacgaaaatgaagaagaaaaaaatgaaggtgaCGCTAGTGAAGAAGAGAAGGCCGACGATCGAAGAAGTGAAGaagtgaatgaaaatgaagaagaaaagactgaAGGTGACGCTAGTGAAGAAGAGAAAGGTGACGAACGAAGAAGTGAAAGAgtcaatgaaaatgaagaagaaaagactgaAGGAGACGATAATGAAGAAGCGAAAGCCGACGAACGAAGAAGTAATGCAAAGGAAtcgaaaaagaataagagaaaacgtTCAGTTaacgaaaatgaagaagaaaagactgaAGGTGACGCTAGTGAAGAAGAGAAAGCCGACGATCGAAGAAGTGAAAGAgtcaatgaaaatgaagaagaaaagactgaAGGAGACGATAATGAAGAAGCGAAAGCCGACGAACGAAGAAGTAATGCAAAGGAAtcgaaaaagaataagagaaaacgtTCAGTTaacgaaaatgaagaagaaaaaatgaaggtGACGCTAGTGAAGAAGAGAAGGCCGACGATCGAAGAAGTGAAGaagtga
- the LOC115215472 gene encoding myb-like protein X, with the protein MKKKRLKETIMKKRKPTNEEVMQRNRKRIRENVQLTKMKKKRLKVTLVKKRKPTIEEVKQSMKMKKKRLKETIMKKRKPTNEEVMQRNRKRIRENVQLTKMKKKKMKVTLVKKRRPTIEEVKKRKGDERRSEAVNENEEEKTEGDDNEEAKADERRSNAKESKKNKRKRSVNENEEEKTEGDASEEEKADDRRSEKVNENEEEKTEGDASEEEKADDRRSERVNENEEEKTEGDDNEEAKADERRSNAKESKKNKRKRSVNENEEEKTEGDASEEEKADDRRSERVNENEEEKTEGDDNEEAKADERRSNAKESKKNKRKRSVNENEEEKNEGDASEEEKADDRRINENEEEKTEGDASGEEKADDRRSEGVNENDEEKTEGDASEEEKGDERRSETVNENEEEKAEGDDNEEAKADERRSDAKESKKNKRKRSVNENEEEKTEEEEEKGDERRSEAVNENEEEKTEGDDNEEAKADERRIDAKESKKNKRKRSVNENEEEKTEGDASEEEKADDRRSVKVNENEEEKTEGDASEEEKADERRSETVNENEEEKSEGDASEEAKAEGTNSENKSLLSRILRHNHTIFY; encoded by the exons atgaagaagaaaagactgaAGGAGACGATAATGAAGAAGCGAAAGCCGACGAACGAAGAAGTAATGCAAAGGAAtcgaaaaagaataagagaaaacgtTCAGTTaacgaaaatgaagaagaaaagactgaAGGTGACGCTAGTGAAGAAGAGAAAACCGACGATCGAAGAAGTGAAACAgtcaatgaaaatgaagaagaaaagactgaAGGAGACGATAATGAAGAAGCGAAAGCCGACGAACGAAGAAGTAATGCAAAGGAAtcgaaaaagaataagagaaaacgtTCAGTTaacgaaaatgaagaagaaaaaaatgaaggtgaCGCTAGTGAAGAAGAGAAGGCCGACGATCGAAGAAGTGAAGaa aagaaaaggtgaCGAACGAAGAAGTGAAGCAgtcaatgaaaatgaagaagaaaagactgaAGGAGACGATAATGAAGAAGCGAAAGCCGACGAACGAAGAAGTAATGCAAAGGAAtcgaaaaagaataagagaaaacgtTCAGTTaacgaaaatgaagaagaaaagactgaAGGTGACGCTAGTGAAGAAGAGAAAGCCGACGATCGAAGAAGTGAAAaagtgaatgaaaatgaagaagaaaagactgaAGGTGACGCTAGTGAAGAAGAGAAAGCCGACGATCGAAGAAGTGAAAGAgtcaatgaaaatgaagaagaaaagactgaAGGAGACGATAATGAAGAAGCGAAAGCCGACGAACGAAGAAGTAATGCAAAGGAAtcgaaaaagaataagagaaaacgtTCAGTTaacgaaaatgaagaagaaaagactgaAGGTGACGCTAGTGAAGAAGAGAAAGCCGACGATCGAAGAAGTGAAAGAgtcaatgaaaatgaagaagaaaagactgaAGGAGACGATAATGAAGAAGCGAAAGCCGACGAACGAAGAAGTAATGCAAAGGAAtcgaaaaagaataagagaaaacgtTCAGTTaacgaaaatgaagaagaaaaaaatgaaggtgaCGCTAGTGAAGAAGAGAAGGCCGACGATCGAAGAA TTaacgaaaatgaagaagaaaagactgaAGGTGACGCTAGTGGAGAAGAGAAAGCCGACGATCGAAGAAGTGAAGGAGTGAATGAAAATGACGAAGAAAAGACTGAAGGTGATGCTAGTGAAGAAGAGAAAGGTGACGAACGAAGAAGTGAAACAgtcaatgaaaatgaagaagaaaaggctGAAGGAGACGATAATGAAGAAGCGAAAGCCGACGAACGAAGAAGTGACGCAAAGGAAtcgaaaaagaataagagaaaacgtTCAGTTaacgaaaatgaagaagaaaagactgaAG aagaagaagagaaaggtgaCGAACGAAGAAGTGAAGCAgtcaatgaaaatgaagaagaaaagactgaAGGAGACGATAATGAAGAAGCGAAAGCTGACGAACGAAGAATTGATGCAAAGGAAtcgaaaaagaataagagaaaacgtTCAGTTaacgaaaatgaagaagaaaaaactgaaggTGACGCTAGTGAAGAAGAGAAAGCCGACGATCGAAGAAGTGTAAaagtgaatgaaaatgaagaagaaaagactgaAGGTGACGCTAGCGAAGAAGAGAAAGCCGACGAACGAAGAAGTGAAACAgtcaatgaaaatgaagaagaaaagtcTGAAGGTGACGCTAGTGAAGAAGCGAAAGCTGAAGGAACAAATAGCGAAAACAAATCACTACTGAGCCGAATTCTACGCCATAATCACACaattttttattag